From a region of the Cololabis saira isolate AMF1-May2022 chromosome 8, fColSai1.1, whole genome shotgun sequence genome:
- the LOC133448912 gene encoding ADP-ribosylation factor-like protein 8B: MLALINRLLDWFRSLFWKEEMELTLVGLQYSGKTTFVNVIASGQFSEDMIPTVGFNMRKVTKGNVTIKIWDIGGQPRFRSMWERYCRGVNAIVYMVDAADRDKVEASRNELHNLLEKPQLQGIPVLVLGNKRDLPDALDEKQLIEKMNLSAIQDREICCYSVSCKEKDNIDITLQWLIQHSKSRRS, translated from the exons ATGCTGGCCCTCATTAACAGGCTGTTGGACTGGTTCAGGTCCCTCTTCTGGAAGGAGGAGATGGAGCTCACGCTAGTGGGACTGCAGTACTCCGGGAAGACCACGTTTGTGAACGTGATCGCT TCGGGGCAGTTCAGTGAAGACATGATTCCCACAGTCGGCTTCAACATGCGGAAGGTGACTAAAGGCAATGTGACAATAAAG ATATGGGACATAGGTGGACAGCCCCGCTTCAGAAGCATGTGGGAGCGCTACTGTAGAGGAGTTAATGCTATTGT TTACATGGTGGACGCAGCAGACCGGGATAAAGTAGAAGCGTCCAGAAACGAACTGCACAACCTTTTAGAGAAACCGCAACTACAAGGAATTCCT GTCCTAGTCCTCGGCAACAAACGAGATCTACCTGACGCGCTGGATGAGAAGCAGCTCATTGAAAAAAT GAACCTTTCTGCCATTCAGGATCGAGAGATCTGCTGCTACTCCGTCTCGTGCAAAGAGAAAGACAACATAG